One stretch of bacterium DNA includes these proteins:
- the argF gene encoding ornithine carbamoyltransferase, whose amino-acid sequence MNKDLTSINDLSKDEILGLLKKSIELKQAIKQQHRLDIAPGAMGALIFEKPSLRTRVTFEKAMRDLGGSAIYLGPTDIGLGVRETVSDVARNLSRWVDCIIARVFEHSKITELAANATVPVVNALCDEEHPCQILADLLTVLEHRGSLEGATICWTGDGNNVCNSLMLACGLVGVNLRVATPKGFEPPHAVTTRALEYAKKSGTQIVLTYDPKAAAKDSDFVYTDVWASMGQEAEAEQRKHIFRPYQLNRELMAQAKPGAKVLHCLPAHRGEEITAEVLEGPQSVVLDQAENRLHAQRAVLAVLLSRSR is encoded by the coding sequence ATGAACAAAGACCTGACGTCCATTAATGACCTGTCCAAAGACGAAATCCTTGGACTGCTGAAGAAGTCAATCGAACTGAAGCAGGCAATCAAGCAGCAGCACCGTCTCGACATCGCGCCCGGCGCGATGGGAGCGCTGATATTCGAGAAGCCGTCGCTCCGCACGCGGGTAACCTTCGAGAAGGCGATGCGCGACCTCGGCGGTTCCGCCATCTACCTTGGCCCGACCGACATCGGGCTCGGAGTAAGAGAGACGGTGTCGGACGTTGCACGCAACCTGTCGCGCTGGGTGGATTGCATCATCGCGCGTGTCTTCGAGCACTCGAAGATTACCGAACTTGCTGCCAATGCTACGGTGCCGGTGGTCAACGCCCTCTGCGACGAGGAGCATCCGTGTCAGATTCTCGCCGACCTCTTGACTGTGCTCGAGCACCGCGGCAGCCTCGAAGGTGCAACTATCTGCTGGACCGGTGACGGCAACAACGTCTGTAACTCGCTGATGCTTGCCTGCGGCCTGGTCGGCGTCAACCTGCGGGTGGCCACCCCCAAGGGCTTCGAACCGCCGCATGCGGTAACCACACGAGCCCTGGAATACGCAAAGAAGAGCGGCACGCAGATTGTCCTCACCTACGACCCAAAGGCCGCGGCGAAGGACTCGGACTTTGTCTATACCGACGTCTGGGCGTCGATGGGCCAGGAAGCAGAGGCGGAACAACGGAAGCATATCTTCCGGCCCTACCAACTCAATCGTGAGCTGATGGCCCAGGCCAAACCCGGAGCCAAGGTGCTCCATTGCCTGCCCGCCCATCGCGGTGAGGAAATCACCGCCGAAGTCCTTGAAGGCCCTCAGTCCGTCGTGCTGGACCAGGCCGAGAACCGGCTCCACGCGCAGCGGGCCGTGCTCGCCGTTCTGCTGAGCCGCAGCAGGTAA
- the hslU gene encoding ATP-dependent protease ATPase subunit HslU: MPRRTRSTDLPPPAPRPQALTPQEIVHELDRYVIGQDKAKKAVAIALRNRWRRNQVPEQLREEILPNNIILIGPTGVGKTEIARRLARLAQAPFVKVEASKFTEVGYVGRDVDSMIRDLMEIGVNIVKAERMQAVMRQAEALAEERILDILIARQSKAHEGREARERLRAHLRAGELDQQIIETEATTHFMPFSEMLSQMGGEEMAIEVQEVMSAAMPKRTKKRKLTVAEARRLLPQEEAQKLIDMDEVIAEAHQRTEKTGIVFIDEIDKIVAATPSTSGPDVSREGVQRDLLPVVEGSSVLTKYGMLRTDHILFIAAGAFHKVKPADMIPEFQGRFPIRVELQPLSGNDLRRILTEPENALVRQYTALLASEGVRLTITRDAIDEIAAIAERVNNETENIGARRLHTVMTALLDDILFRLPDPKVTAQTVTATYVRSKLKNIVENKDLSRYIL, from the coding sequence ATGCCTCGAAGAACCAGGTCAACCGATCTGCCGCCACCGGCGCCACGGCCGCAAGCTCTGACGCCGCAGGAAATCGTCCACGAGCTTGACCGCTACGTAATCGGCCAGGATAAGGCCAAGAAAGCCGTGGCCATCGCCCTGCGTAACCGCTGGCGCCGCAACCAGGTGCCGGAGCAGCTCCGCGAAGAGATACTGCCCAACAACATCATCCTCATCGGCCCCACGGGAGTCGGCAAGACCGAGATCGCCCGCCGCCTCGCGCGCCTGGCGCAGGCGCCGTTCGTCAAAGTCGAGGCGTCGAAGTTCACCGAGGTCGGGTACGTCGGCCGGGACGTGGACTCGATGATCCGGGATTTGATGGAGATCGGCGTCAATATCGTGAAGGCAGAGCGCATGCAGGCAGTGATGAGGCAAGCCGAGGCACTGGCCGAGGAACGAATCCTCGACATCCTGATTGCCCGCCAGTCAAAGGCGCACGAAGGCCGGGAGGCCCGGGAAAGACTGCGCGCGCATCTCCGCGCCGGAGAGCTCGACCAGCAGATAATCGAGACCGAAGCAACGACCCACTTCATGCCGTTCTCCGAGATGCTGTCGCAGATGGGCGGCGAGGAGATGGCGATCGAAGTGCAGGAGGTCATGTCCGCCGCCATGCCCAAGCGCACCAAGAAGCGGAAATTGACTGTCGCCGAGGCCCGCCGCCTGCTTCCGCAGGAGGAGGCGCAGAAGCTGATTGACATGGATGAGGTCATTGCCGAGGCGCACCAGCGCACCGAGAAGACGGGCATCGTGTTTATTGACGAGATCGACAAGATTGTGGCCGCCACGCCCTCGACCTCGGGACCGGACGTATCGCGCGAAGGTGTACAACGCGACCTGCTGCCGGTGGTCGAGGGTTCGAGCGTCCTTACCAAGTACGGGATGCTCCGCACCGACCACATCCTTTTCATCGCCGCGGGCGCTTTCCACAAGGTGAAACCCGCGGACATGATTCCCGAGTTCCAGGGCCGGTTCCCGATCCGAGTGGAACTGCAGCCGCTCTCCGGAAACGACCTGCGCCGCATCCTGACCGAACCCGAGAACGCACTGGTCCGCCAGTATACCGCGCTGCTGGCAAGCGAAGGCGTGAGATTGACCATTACCAGGGACGCGATTGACGAGATTGCCGCCATCGCCGAGCGGGTCAACAACGAGACCGAGAACATCGGCGCCCGGCGGCTGCACACCGTGATGACCGCGCTGCTCGACGATATTCTGTTCAGGCTGCCGGACCCGAAAGTCACGGCGCAAACGGTCACCGCCACCTACGTCCGCAGCAAGCTGAAGAACATCGTGGAGAACAAAGACCTGAGCCGATACATACTCTGA
- the trxB gene encoding thioredoxin-disulfide reductase, translating to MKQTEILAVGAGPAGLTAGIYAARSGHKVIIMEQSFAGGQMALTSEVENYPGFSEPVGGMLLAQTMEQQAARFGCEMMNAEATGIAVTSGGFEVATTAGPIAAMTVIVCSGVKPKRLGVPGEVELVGRGVSYCAICDGPLFKGKEVAVIGGGDSALDEALYLSNIVARVHVVHRRDEFRACRLGQQRLRERSNVDYHLSCVVESVDGTQRMGGLTVKNLKDESHYSLPVAGVFIYVGWLPNTGWCANLLALDGGGNIKTDDRLRTNVPGVFAAGDVRNTPLRQVATAVGDGALAAMSAHDFLIGKR from the coding sequence TTGAAGCAGACCGAAATTCTTGCCGTGGGCGCAGGTCCCGCCGGCCTCACCGCCGGCATCTATGCCGCCCGCTCCGGTCACAAGGTAATCATCATGGAGCAGTCGTTCGCCGGGGGCCAGATGGCTCTTACTTCCGAGGTCGAGAATTATCCGGGCTTCTCCGAGCCGGTCGGCGGAATGCTGCTTGCCCAGACCATGGAACAGCAGGCTGCGCGCTTCGGCTGCGAGATGATGAATGCCGAGGCGACCGGAATCGCCGTCACCTCCGGCGGCTTCGAGGTTGCGACCACTGCCGGCCCGATTGCGGCGATGACAGTCATCGTCTGCTCCGGGGTCAAGCCGAAGCGGCTCGGCGTCCCCGGCGAGGTAGAGCTCGTCGGTCGCGGCGTGTCATACTGCGCTATCTGCGACGGCCCGCTGTTCAAGGGAAAAGAGGTCGCGGTAATCGGCGGCGGCGACTCCGCACTGGACGAGGCGCTGTACCTCTCAAACATCGTCGCGCGTGTTCACGTCGTCCATCGCCGCGACGAGTTTCGCGCCTGCCGGCTGGGGCAGCAGCGGCTGCGTGAACGCAGCAACGTCGATTACCACCTGTCCTGCGTGGTCGAGTCCGTCGATGGAACCCAGCGCATGGGCGGGCTGACCGTGAAGAACCTCAAGGACGAGTCACACTATTCTCTACCGGTTGCCGGCGTTTTCATCTACGTCGGATGGCTGCCCAACACAGGCTGGTGCGCCAATCTGCTTGCGTTGGACGGCGGCGGCAACATCAAGACCGACGACCGTCTGCGCACGAACGTCCCGGGCGTATTCGCCGCGGGCGACGTTCGCAACACTCCTCTGCGCCAGGTCGCGACCGCGGTCGGCGATGGCGCGCTCGCCGCGATGTCCGCCCACGACTTCCTCATAGGAAAACGCTAG
- a CDS encoding D-alanyl-D-alanine carboxypeptidase produces the protein MPGRPTLQALILALAFGLAGTGEPATTQPPPPPEVVRYDLRSALDGQIRAHGNIHWRIGIAVFSCSRDSLLYDSGASQPLRPASCQKLLVTSYAIEHWDSSLVRALDLHLDSTNLTSHLHRVNRKLVDSLGLNARPDFPGYRHLVLADRESDNTEAEWMLDFLSRRYGIDGPRLLDAFLDQRGVTRPGMKLCDACGLSQHNRLTAATLAKLLVTDYQSKWRDLFISTLAVPGRPGTLIKRNLDVGPHLAAKTGYIRGVFCLSGFLFGQTDTYAFSFIVNDCGSGTRAYELFNGLLDTIYSWKSSEADVPIVGRRFDPGAVQN, from the coding sequence ATGCCGGGTAGGCCGACGCTCCAGGCCCTGATACTCGCCCTGGCCTTCGGCTTGGCCGGCACCGGCGAACCGGCCACTACCCAGCCGCCGCCTCCGCCTGAAGTAGTTCGCTATGATCTCAGGTCCGCGCTCGACGGACAGATCCGGGCGCACGGCAACATCCACTGGCGCATCGGCATCGCCGTCTTCTCCTGTTCCCGCGATTCGCTGCTCTACGATTCCGGCGCAAGCCAGCCGCTGCGGCCGGCCTCGTGCCAGAAGCTCCTGGTAACGTCGTACGCCATCGAACATTGGGATTCATCCCTGGTCCGTGCGCTTGACCTTCACCTCGATTCCACCAACCTGACTTCGCATCTCCACCGCGTCAACCGGAAACTCGTCGACTCGCTGGGCTTGAATGCCCGGCCCGACTTCCCCGGCTACCGCCACCTGGTGCTCGCCGACCGCGAGTCGGACAATACCGAAGCCGAGTGGATGCTCGACTTCCTCAGCCGCAGGTACGGCATCGATGGCCCGCGCCTGCTGGATGCATTTCTCGACCAGCGCGGGGTCACCCGGCCGGGCATGAAACTCTGCGATGCCTGCGGTCTGTCGCAACACAACCGTCTCACCGCCGCCACCCTGGCAAAACTGCTCGTGACCGACTATCAATCGAAATGGCGGGACCTGTTCATTTCCACCCTCGCGGTGCCGGGCCGGCCGGGAACGCTGATCAAACGCAACCTGGACGTCGGGCCACATCTGGCGGCGAAGACCGGCTATATCCGCGGCGTCTTCTGCCTGTCCGGCTTCCTGTTCGGGCAGACCGACACCTACGCTTTCTCGTTCATCGTCAACGACTGCGGGTCGGGCACCCGGGCCTACGAGCTCTTCAACGGCCTGCTCGACACGATCTACAGTTGGAAGTCGAGTGAAGCAGATGTGCCGATAGTCGGCCGCAGGTTCGACCCCGGCGCGGTACAGAACTGA
- a CDS encoding queuosine precursor transporter: MVDPAVSSERKSFRYLDVITAFFVAVLLISNTVSVKLVHFWIFTYDGGTILFPLSYIFGDILTEVYGFSRSRKVIWLGFACTLLMANVYILVGRIPAAQGWPFQQDYVNILGLVPRIVIASLIAYFAGEFSNSYTLAKMKIWTRGRWLWSRTIGSTIVGEFVDTLLFVSIAFLGATGYPTRVLVAVLVSNYIFKVGVEVLFTPLTYAIVGFLKHREQEDFYDYHTDFNPFHGGGDMTHSSSNGIVSQAEPNLHRPNLVTFACILAFATAQLLIFKVEGQELVPATTLYLVFNALLILLATVGLWRMKRWALTLAAALFLANQGILFLARAWHPWTLASVLPVATALWCSRRMG; encoded by the coding sequence ATGGTCGACCCAGCCGTGAGTTCCGAGCGCAAGAGCTTCCGCTACCTCGACGTCATTACCGCCTTCTTCGTGGCGGTGCTGCTCATCTCCAACACCGTCTCGGTTAAGCTCGTCCATTTCTGGATCTTCACCTACGACGGCGGCACGATCCTCTTTCCCCTCAGCTACATCTTCGGCGACATCCTGACCGAGGTCTACGGGTTCAGCCGCTCACGCAAGGTCATCTGGCTCGGCTTCGCGTGCACGCTGCTGATGGCCAACGTCTACATTCTGGTCGGCCGGATTCCGGCCGCTCAGGGCTGGCCGTTCCAGCAGGACTACGTGAACATCCTCGGCCTCGTGCCGAGAATCGTGATTGCCAGCCTGATTGCCTACTTCGCCGGGGAATTCTCAAACTCGTATACGCTGGCCAAGATGAAGATCTGGACCCGAGGCCGGTGGCTCTGGTCCCGGACGATCGGCTCGACGATTGTGGGCGAGTTTGTGGACACCCTGCTCTTTGTCTCCATTGCCTTTCTCGGCGCGACCGGGTATCCGACCCGCGTGCTGGTCGCGGTTCTGGTCTCCAACTACATCTTCAAGGTCGGCGTCGAGGTCTTGTTCACTCCGCTGACCTATGCGATTGTGGGCTTCCTGAAACACCGCGAGCAGGAAGACTTCTACGACTACCACACCGACTTCAACCCGTTCCACGGCGGCGGGGACATGACCCATTCGTCCTCGAATGGGATCGTGTCCCAAGCCGAACCAAATCTCCACCGTCCGAATCTCGTGACCTTCGCCTGTATCCTCGCCTTCGCCACCGCCCAGCTACTCATCTTCAAGGTCGAGGGCCAGGAGCTCGTGCCGGCGACGACTCTGTACTTGGTGTTCAACGCCCTGCTGATTCTGCTCGCGACGGTCGGGCTATGGCGGATGAAGCGCTGGGCCCTGACTCTGGCCGCGGCCCTGTTCTTGGCGAATCAGGGAATTCTGTTCCTCGCTCGTGCCTGGCACCCCTGGACTCTGGCATCGGTCCTGCCGGTCGCCACGGCGCTCTGGTGCTCTCGGCGAATGGGCTAG